One stretch of Oxobacter pfennigii DNA includes these proteins:
- a CDS encoding type II toxin-antitoxin system prevent-host-death family antitoxin: MPKIIPIRDLKNTSEISQMCQEATEPIYITKNGYGDMVIMSVKMYEEKLFMLDVYNKLAAAEMQIAEGKVFDGDASLKSIREKYNV; encoded by the coding sequence ATGCCAAAAATTATCCCGATTCGAGACTTAAAAAATACTAGTGAAATCTCTCAAATGTGTCAGGAGGCAACTGAGCCGATATATATTACCAAAAACGGCTATGGCGATATGGTTATCATGAGCGTAAAAATGTACGAGGAAAAATTGTTTATGTTGGATGTATATAACAAACTTGCTGCGGCCGAGATGCAAATAGCCGAGGGAAAGGTGTTTGATGGAGATGCTTCTTTGAAAAGCATAAGAGAAAAATACAATGTATAA